AGACGCTAAAGCTCTACTCTCAACTGAATCTCTAGACGAAACAATGTCACTACGACGATCTACTTTCCTGCGATCTCTTCTACAGCCAGGTAAACCAGTTTCCCTTTCCTCTTCACGCCAGCGGCGGCTACTGTCACCATCTGTAACACTCCTCCTCCAGTCCTTTTTGTCCTCCAACCCTTCCAAACGCCCGCTCTCCTTTGGGTTGGAATCAATGGAGTTTCCAACAGAAACAGAAATTGGAGCACACACATCCtgtcaggaaaaaaaaaaaaagagaactcCAGAAAACTGTTTCAACAAGACATAATCTCTCCTGAAACAACTGATTACTACATATGATTGATGTGTGATTCTTTATGATGTCCATAATTTCTCTAAAGAACTAGAAGTGAATGCACAGGAACAAATTGAATAATAACATTATACTACTTCACATATATCACTacataaatgtaaaaaaaaaggGGGGTGGGGGAGAGAGTGGTTCTACACATACACACATGACAAACAGAATTAAATTGGGGAAAGACCAAAACAAGCaatttcaagaaattaaaaaaaaaaaaaaaaaacctcataaCAATTAGTCAAATCTAGATGATTGATAAGTGAATTAGTCAACAGTAAAAAATGCAATTGATATAATATTCGCTAATAAGTCATAATAAGATATTTTGccgccaaaaaaaaaaaaaaaaaaaacataccatCTTGTTTTCACTTGATTTAGCATAAAGCCACTGGGGAGACAGCGGGGCACTGCTTTCAGAGGTCAAAGGATCTGCAGTTCATTAATCAACCACCAACCAAATCACCCATAGGAACACAAAAGCAAATAAATGATAATGAACACAAAATGAAAGATATATAAAAGGTGTTCCACCTTTGGAATCATCAAGTATCCCCAAGTACACCTTACCCTCATTTCCCCCTGATGCAACCCCTGGCATTACATGAACTACAAGCACAAAAACAAGATACAACTTAGGTTTTTTATCCACTAAACAATCGAGCAAATATACCATAACGATCATCCATGAAATAAGATATCTGCAGAGTCGTTTTATAGACATTCAAATACTTAATGCCTCAATGCCGGATTCCAATGTtacattatataaaacaaaattaaaatattaaaaaaattctcaaattgaaatcaatcaatcaattcaaaaaatataaagcaTTTGATACGTttaaagcagaaaataaaataaaaaggtggGAATTAAGTGTTGACTGGAGATAGCGATTAATGGAATGAGATATAAAATAGAGAAAACCTTTCGAAGTCCAGGGACGATCGGAGGGTTTAGAGGAAAGGAGATCGTTGGGTAGATCCAACTTGCCTTCAGCCATCGAATACAGTGATAAAAATCGAAAGAAGAAATGAAGTAAAGAAAAACGGAGGGCGAGAGAAAGAGGCAGGCTGAGATACAAGTAACAAAGTAAATCGAGAAACAAGCGAAGGAGAAGAGACGTGAATTAATAGGAAGGATGTAAGTATTTGTGCGTATAAAAtggtttaagttttttttttttttttttcgaagtCTTTGTCCAAGAGCCAAGGGAAAGGGAAACGGAGAGGGAGAGAAAGATTGAGTTCGAGAGAGAACAGAGACAAAGGGTGAAGAGTGCTCATTACAGgtaaatcaatttaatcaacTTGAGACTCGGATTTGAACTCGACTGAAATGAGTTTCATGTcgaataaatatatgtttttgataaaataaatagagtttgaataatttttaattaaatttaaaataaaattaatttttacttaatttgagttgatattaaattaaattttatttaacttcaGTTGGAATTAAATATAAGtctaatcataaatttataaatcaaattcagTCAATAAACctacttttttaatttcacaacataattttttccttttttttgtaggccaaaggactatttacCACATAAAGCTTAGTGAAAACATAAATTCACAtctgtaaatttttaaaagtataaatatttatttatctattaaaatttattattagaatcaaaaataaaattgtaatttaattaaaaacatttaaaaaaatatcacaattcttttataaatttaataattttttaaatttaattttaaaatattatctttttgctatttattaaaaagacaaaaagcaGATGATAAAGATCCCCTTTATTAATAAAGGGGATTAAGCATTTGGATATTTATAGAATTAAGTAACGGTATTAGATGCAACGGTAACTCCAACACAAACAACCACTAACCAATTAAGATACAATTGTATCTTCAAACAAACTTGTCCAAAGAATTATAGGTCCTACGTTTGTAGCAGGCTATTCGGGCGACCTTACTtaagaattatataaaattcaCAAACATTAGGAGCTCACTTTCCAAATTTAATCCAGGATGAATGAAATGCATTTCCGGTGTCCAAAGAAATCTCAGTTAACCATAAATGCAGTTCCATTGCAGAAAGTGTCATATAATATCTCTTGCCGCATTTCTTGATACCCAGTGTCGTTTCACAGTAACCAATCGtcaatttctctttttcttcctccTCAATCTCTCACACACGAATGCTTTCTCCAGCTGCTCAACCCTATGTGATAACGAGCTTAACAACTTCCACTGCATTTTGTTCCTCTCGAATAACTGCGCAATCATATCCATCATCTTCTCATTGTCCTCTATCATCCTCTCCAACAGCTCTCTGTTCCACGTATTCTCCTCACCTGTTCCATTTTCTTTCCCATTCACTTCCCTATGTTCTGCTTGATGTGTTTCAAAGGCGTTGTTTTCGTCCTTCAATGATGAATTAACATCTTCATCGCACGCTTCGATCGAACTTTCAGGATTTGCAGAGGAATCGGACTGTGACTCAGTCTGATTCGTTTCTACACTCTCTTCTAAACGATCACTTGTCGATGCCTTCAATTCACAATTTTCAACaacttctttatctttttcattaTCCACAGGTTCAGTATTGTCTTTCAAAGAACCATCTAGATTTTCACCATCTTCGGCACACTCCATCACAATCTCATCGGCACGATTAAATTCCACGTCAGCATTACCAGAAACTATTGCGTCGACAATTTCTTGCAATGATATCGCTTTCTTAATAACGGCTTTTCTACAATCCCGAACTCCTGAATCAACGCCTCTCACCAAATCCAACTTAAAGAGCAAACTCATTAACACCTCATTAATTCTTAAACGCTCCTTTGCGTCTCTTTTAATCAAATCTACAGTCTCTTTCTCTGAAATCCGCTTCTCGACCTCCTCGACTTGGCTCCTTATCTCCACGATCTTCTTCACGCTTTTTCTGACGAGGAAACCTCTGAATACCTTCTGGATCTTCACGGCAAAACCAGATCTATCCACCCGCTGCTCTGATCCGACGAAGTGGACTGGTATCCCTCTGACAATTGGAGACTGGAGACGGTGAGAGGGCAAATTCCAGTAGCTTTTGTAAAACGGAGCATCCATTGTCTCGTCGCAAAATAGAGAaacaaaagattttttaatcttttgaagTGCTTTCAATGTGTATTTTGATTTTGGTTGTGTTGTGAGAGAGCTTTCGTGCTGTAGATTTATAAGTTACCATTAGTTGCGATTGAAAGTTCGAGAAGATTCAGGAAGGGAAGATGTTTTCGGATGAACGGCTGACCGCTTTATAATCTAGAGTAGTGGAGATTCTTCTCTCATTTTAGCGCGAGAGTAGTAGGACCGCGCGGTTTACTGAAATCGGATCATCTGCTTCGCGCAAAAGCCCTAAGCTGCTGCCACAACTTATTGGATGACAAATGATATCATCTTACGtaccttttaaatttcaattgggGGTGACAAATGGACTGGGCCAGCCTGCTTCGGCCCGGCACTTGAAAAAAGCAGGTCGTCCAATCCTATTCTAATTATTATTCTTCTATAATCCTTAGTGTGCTGGCTAAAATCTTTTAGACCCCTCAAAGAAGGATAGTTCAAGTAATTATCCTTTATATCATGTAAATCGGGTCAgttctaaaatatatttgatttaatgataTAGAGGAATTGAGATAAGTGTAATACAGATTTGGTTAATTACAAGTGATTCAATTATGTAGTCCAATTTCATCTACTTCGAAATTAGTTGGCCCAACTACTTTACTTGATCCAGCGTAGTTTTGAGGCTATCTGTTCTATCTTATATTTTGTACAACCGAGCAAGCCGAACAGAAAACATTTGTCAATCACTTTATTTTATGTACATTACAATAAATAAGAAATGTGACCATTCACTGAATTTAGTCCATGTTTTTAAAAGTTGCATTGCACCTTTTGCAACTGAAAAGAGCGGCCATGCACTAAGGTTTCCTTCCACCATCTTTTGTTAGTCAAAAATTGGTGCCCAACGATCCAATCAAAGAGGCTTACACATTTACAGAAAGTACTAGAAAGGTCCACCAATGTCAACTGAGATTAGAAGTGTCGgaaatatatgttaaatttataaatataaaaattaaaatatatattatataaaattaatttatttgtattaagttttaattcacataattatatatcattcattttatttagttttattatatatgagattcttttttgtttagttGAGTGTCAACACCTCCGTTCAAGTATAATCACTATAAATTGTTAATcactatttgatttaatatattttttattaattatgttgtcacttatatttataaacactttaaattattaaatttatcatttgattTATACTCTAATAACATATCGAGACTTCtttattaataagattttattaaaaataaataaagaaactaAACTCTAGTTTATGACCTCGAGTCgaagatgagagagagagagagtaaacAAAGGGGAAGAGAATGTAAAACAGTaaagaaaatacatttttttaattaaaatgaacagCTAAACTATAGTACATACATTTTCACGGTTTTCAATAGTCAATAGACAAAATAACACTTTGACCCTTTGCCATTTACAAAATTAAGTGAAGCACAAAAATATTATGAGCTAACAGCAAAGCACAGACACATTACAGAAATAACACTTTCACCCTTACATAGTAACATCTCCCCTTAAACTCAACCTTCTATACTTTCCAACAATACTCCAACAAGAAAAGAGCAAAATAATTGTTCGGAATCAAAATCGTAGTACAGTATCTAGTATTAGGATTATGGTTTCTACCTAGTGGTGGGTTGAAGcgtttgtaattttaattaaatataattacatttatttcttgaaattttataaatatgagtcAAATTATcgtaataaattttaagtttatttattattttaattgaggACGagctattaaaaattaagtaatgttatatacataatttttatataaaaataataacatattattatttgattagatagttaaaaattaacaataaaataatatctaattatataataatatattattattttatataaaattatataaacataattattgttaaaaatttatgggatattaattaaaataggcaaaaaaaatTTCGCCTGAACGTTTTTAGGCAAACATacaatagttttacttttataaataaatttttttgtaactccaaaaataccctctgacttattgtattattttcaaCCATTTCGTGTATGGAATGTCAAAGGTCGTACAAGGTGTGTGAGTGTGTGCAGAGTGCGTGGGTGCATACAAAGTGCGTGGGTGCGCATAAAgtgcgtatatatatatatatatatatatatatatatatatattaaatattatagacatataattaaatattatacgcatattatatattgtattaaaaaatgatgactATAATTTTACTCCGCATGCACCACACACCCtgcgcactccgcacgcaccccccgcactccgcacgcaccccGCACTCTGCACGCACTTAATCATTCTTTCCCGAGCCTACGTACCCTGTATGACACCTACAGAActgagagggtatttttggaattacaaataaatttatttataaaggtaaaatgactgtacgtttgcctaaaaaggtttaagaggataaaattttgtctattttaattaatatcccaaaatttaataacaaagaataaaatttaaaagaaaaaaatagttgatGTTGTAATCaataatagattattaaaatgttttattaccttTGCAAGCAAACAAGTGAAACAAATGTCAGTATCAAAGGAATAATAATCCACCAAATTCAGGCAGCGCAAGAATTGTTTAAGCACTAACAATGTCAACTGTGGTGTGTGTACAGCACGCGTGCTAATGACATGACATCTCcattacatattattatatattttcaattccatataataatttgaactttctttcaactacaatacatatttaaatatatttattttaattgaaacaaAAAGCAAGGCTAGTGACAACAAATTATAACCAACTCACATGGATCGACCTTATCTTATGTGCTTCAAATCAACATGCATGATGTGTGAAAAACTTCCAGAGGTATCAACCATGATGCATGTAACTTTAATAATATGTCCCTATCATCACAACCACTCTCTTTACTCGGTCACTAACCATATTAACtcggccaaaagacttattacaACCTAAGGCTTGAAGCAttcccaattttttatttgtaaaggtttaaaattcaaatgtttattattctattaaaatttttattagagttaaaggtaaaatcattatttaataaaaaattaaaaaaattaaaattttatctttttttaattaaaaaattaataattttttttactcaaagtttgaaaaattatattctccttaggatttgatttttttcaattatcactTTTCGACGACCACTCAATTCCGATTGTCTGTTGGACTTTCCACCATCTCTCCCTAGTAGTTTTCTAATTTGCAAACCACCCAAAATCTAACCAAAATAGTCAAGTGGTATAGCacatatttattcattatttagCCATTTGTGCATCGTTGGTTAGATGATGCAATAATGGCTGAAACACAGTGGTTATTGAAAAATggtgatttaaattttttttattttttattaaataaaagttttatatttaattttaattaaaattttatgaacgAAAATTCAAGAATATACTAAACCTtaaatgggaataagtcttttatcTTATGAACTTTGTATTATCGTTAATTAACATGAACAACCGCCtttttgcattattaaaaagttaaaataaatgaattacaaactaaaccaaaaccgacaaattataattgacacagTCTTAGCATACAACTTCTTCATAACAGTACTTTATCATCCTTCTACTACTGTACATGCTTGTTCATTGCTACAGATATTTCGGGTAGGCTCTTGACTGAGGAAATTAAGTAAACACTAGTACTAGAAGTGATTTATGGTGATCATTCGCGACTGGCTGAGGAGGCGATAAGAGCTATGGCTGCCGGGAAAGCCACAACCTTGACGAATCTCATCTTTTTCTGCATCCATTGCTGTTAAAACCTTGTAAAATACTTCAACTTTGCATGGAAGTTTGAGAGGACCTTCACTGTTGAATCCATATTCCGATTCAGCTTCTTCAAGGAGGATGTTGAAAAGTGGGTGATTCACATACTCGGTTTTGATCACAAATCTTTGTTTTTGAGGTCCGACGTAGACAGAGAAGCAGCCTTCAGGAGCCACTCGACGCTTTCTTAATTTTGGCTGCTTTTGGTGATGATCTTCTTCATTATCTAGCGAGGCTGAAGAAGCATCCTTTACAGTTAGAACTGGAACTGAGCGTTTCAGTTTACTGCTACGCCCAATCGATTTGCATCTCTCCCATGTCTTGAGGATCAAATtggctttcttttcttttgctttgCTCATTACATCCATGGTGATTAAGGCAAGAATTTATGAAAAAACACCTGTGGTGATTGATGAAcaatttatgaaagaaaaaaggaaaaagaaaatgaagcaaaagGATTTAGTTAACCTCTGTCATAAACCATATAAAACATGAACTCAATCCTCGGCCTCATTGTGTTACTCATGGATTCTGGATCAAACAAAGGCAATTCTGACAGAGAAATAGGCCAAATAGATAGTATAAAGCAGAGTTGAATGATTCAAAGTGAAATAACCATTTGCAGAACAAAAAAGGGATACTGCTTCAGGATATGCCATCTCAACTGCATATATAAGGCCCCCAAAtcgaaataaacaaaaacaagataatCCACTTGTCAAACTCACAAGGGGCgatatttttttcctctttttaatTCTGGGATTTCTTTCAATGTCTACAATGATGTGAAAACGCTAGTTTGTGTGGGTTTTGGAGCATCCTGCTACTTCTGGATAACCACAAAGGATGATGGAAGTTTACCACTAGCCGCCAATGAACTCCTCACCTCTCATTGTTTACCAAAAACTACTTACTTACTAAttttgatagtgaaatcatCATATGACATTTTAGTCATAGTTTTATCTGGAGACCTCAATGCACATAGGGTTCCATAACAGATGCTATTTCTAATGTGGGAACTTATTTTAAGAAACTTGAGTTGACTTTGGCAAATCTTGAAAATGTTtaaattgtgtatcatattGATAACTTGTTTGTGGTTCCAATCCAACATTGGTGGATTTAGTCAATCCGCAAAGAATTATTGATTTTCGAAATAGTTTTAGCATAATGCAATTTGGATTTTGactataaaaatagtttaagtgataaaatgaCGAGACTTTAAACAtaagaataaaagtttaaagTGATATCTCTAAATTAAACTCTTCATTTTGGTacaatgattataaaattagtcacgagatacaaaattttatttatttgatacgattgaaattcaaataaggGTTATtctttgtataaatatatatcggGGCTtctcatatatctaatataattttggaacccaaaaacattttaatcataatttactGTGCCCACTATCGGATGTCTCccaatcaatttcaatttacaTCCAACACGGTCATGCGGCCCACTTCCCTGCTAATCAAGATCCCCCTTGTGTCTCGTCCTCTTTATCTATTTCATTTTCGTGTTTCTTTCTATTCactttaattgtaaattataagtCTATCCAACAATGCATTTgtaattgaaaaatctttttttattcaaacaataGCTTCATTTtcatgtatattttattataatgtttttattcatataatattatatgtatatacacatGAATTCTACACCATATGTGACAACACTAGATATGACCAAAATTAATCATCTCaattattgagtttttttgattatttttagaGTACTTAAACATTGGTATTTAAAGCTTTTTTCTCCCCATTAACGGTATAAATTACATATTTCCACTCGAAATCTAACTTTAACCACTAGATGTTagtatacataattattatctgttatttcattatttttaataaaatattattataattttttattatttaataaatcaaataaaaaatatattattgaattacTCTTTATATTATAAACCAAACACTCTCTTAATATTAAAATGGCTTACCGTTGGAAATTATAATTGCAATTATACattgcaattaaaatttttagaaaaatttggttcaaacctCTCCCTCTTAGTGTATTGGTTATAGATTTGATCActatattttgaatttgtttgtcCATCTAATacgaag
This sequence is a window from Mangifera indica cultivar Alphonso chromosome 5, CATAS_Mindica_2.1, whole genome shotgun sequence. Protein-coding genes within it:
- the LOC123216371 gene encoding uncharacterized protein LOC123216371 is translated as MDAPFYKSYWNLPSHRLQSPIVRGIPVHFVGSEQRVDRSGFAVKIQKVFRGFLVRKSVKKIVEIRSQVEEVEKRISEKETVDLIKRDAKERLRINEVLMSLLFKLDLVRGVDSGVRDCRKAVIKKAISLQEIVDAIVSGNADVEFNRADEIVMECAEDGENLDGSLKDNTEPVDNEKDKEVVENCELKASTSDRLEESVETNQTESQSDSSANPESSIEACDEDVNSSLKDENNAFETHQAEHREVNGKENGTGEENTWNRELLERMIEDNEKMMDMIAQLFERNKMQWKLLSSLSHRVEQLEKAFVCERLRRKKKRN
- the LOC123216072 gene encoding auxin-responsive protein SAUR71-like, whose product is MDVMSKAKEKKANLILKTWERCKSIGRSSKLKRSVPVLTVKDASSASLDNEEDHHQKQPKLRKRRVAPEGCFSVYVGPQKQRFVIKTEYVNHPLFNILLEEAESEYGFNSEGPLKLPCKVEVFYKVLTAMDAEKDEIRQGCGFPGSHSSYRLLSQSRMITINHF